The DNA region atccctctgtaaaaaccttcaggatatagagtttggtgtgtgtaagagctactgaagtggagatttatggcccaatgtaggagaaaaaactcattttgaggaaagagtctttaaaaatatggattgtaattgaaatgcattgacacaaatagataaagtgctataaaagaaacatttaacagtgtcttttgggtgctTTCATTCCACTAgtgtgaaaaaacactttatgaaacaccaaaaagcccaaaatctcaaacttgacaggtgcatgaaaaaacagtgtttttgcctgcagtgtctcccgttaaaagcattaaaaaacttactgttcaaaaacatgactggtagtgtgtataaaagtagaaataaaaacaaataaacatactACTAACCTTAAACCAGCATTTGGACATGAGGAAGTAGTATTTAACGCTGTCCTCTCCGAACTGGTCTGCGACGTAGAGGCCCATGGAGCCATATTCGTCGTAGATCTGTCGTTTGGTTTCGTCGTTGAGGATAGTGTTGGCATTGTTGATCTCTTTGAACTTCTCCGCCGCTTCTGGGTTGTTGGGGTTCTTGTCTGGGTGATACTTCAGTGCCAGTTTCCTTATGGTGGAGATTTATAAAACAAAGCCGTAAAACAAGAGGGAAGTTGCATTTATGATTTCTTTATAATCATAAGCTGTAAAGCAGAATACCTGTATGATTTTTTGATATCTTCAGATGAAGCTCCTTTCGCCAAGCCTAACGTCTGGTATAAACTCTCTCCAGCTCGGGACAGCTTGCGTTGAGGACGGTTTGCATCTGTCATTGTTCAATTCAGCTTGAAACACTAAAGATTGAAGATCACAAATGGAGATTATCCTTCCTTTCATTTAAAATATTCTTATATACAAGTATAACACCTGTGTGACATTTTACTAACATTATACTAGCTGATTAAAAGACAATAagcaat from Garra rufa chromosome 21, GarRuf1.0, whole genome shotgun sequence includes:
- the dnajc5gb gene encoding dnaJ (Hsp40) homolog, subfamily C, member 5 gamma b; protein product: MTDANRPQRKLSRAGESLYQTLGLAKGASSEDIKKSYRKLALKYHPDKNPNNPEAAEKFKEINNANTILNDETKRQIYDEYGSMGLYVADQFGEDSVKYYFLMSKCWFKALVGLGMIFTCCCCFFCCCCCCGKCGGSEHEDNFQYVDPDVLEAEMSDERDRGNDTVITGQPIPCPAPGNSEGNTVIVGMPIPANSDTSILITPDSHMAHIE